A part of Desulfomicrobium baculatum DSM 4028 genomic DNA contains:
- a CDS encoding Hpt domain-containing protein, with the protein MEQRVKEHLCQVYGLGLDDVEELYGLGCQTVVATLGRLEAAFLRSDAQELADAGHMLKGALFNMGLLELGELARALELAGKAGRMEEARAVYDALRPALKFF; encoded by the coding sequence ATGGAGCAGCGGGTCAAGGAACATTTGTGCCAGGTTTATGGCCTGGGCCTGGATGACGTCGAAGAGCTTTACGGGCTTGGTTGCCAGACAGTGGTCGCCACGCTCGGCCGCCTTGAGGCTGCCTTTTTGCGATCCGACGCGCAGGAGCTCGCGGACGCGGGGCATATGCTCAAAGGGGCTCTTTTCAACATGGGGCTGCTTGAACTCGGGGAACTGGCCAGAGCGCTGGAGCTGGCCGGCAAGGCCGGACGCATGGAAGAGGCGCGCGCCGTGTACGACGCGCTCCGCCCGGCCCTGAAATTCTTCTGA
- a CDS encoding DUF4198 domain-containing protein: MFKTLALCLTIILSFSGAALAHFGMVIPSSSIVMDKKDAAVSLALSFSHPMEMVGMPLVAPASFKVFVDGEPTEMKDALKPATIMEHPAWTAEYVVKRPGVYQFVMEPAPYWEPAEDCFIIHYTKAVVAAFGEEEGWGEPLGLKTEIIPLTRPFGNYAGNVFQGQVLLDGKPVAGADVEVEFYNKNSAYEAPNDYMITQVVKTDANGVFTYAVPFAGWWGFAALNTANEKMDHEGTPKNVELGAVLWTQFVDPARK, translated from the coding sequence ATGTTCAAGACTCTTGCGCTCTGTCTCACCATAATTTTGAGTTTTTCAGGCGCGGCCCTGGCCCACTTCGGAATGGTCATCCCTTCATCAAGCATCGTCATGGACAAAAAGGACGCAGCCGTTTCCCTTGCCCTGTCCTTTTCCCACCCCATGGAAATGGTCGGCATGCCCCTTGTCGCTCCGGCTTCGTTCAAGGTGTTCGTGGACGGCGAGCCCACGGAGATGAAGGATGCCCTGAAGCCCGCCACGATCATGGAGCACCCGGCCTGGACCGCCGAATACGTGGTCAAACGGCCCGGCGTGTACCAGTTTGTCATGGAACCCGCCCCGTACTGGGAACCGGCCGAAGACTGCTTCATCATCCATTACACCAAGGCCGTGGTGGCCGCCTTCGGCGAGGAGGAGGGCTGGGGCGAACCCCTGGGTCTCAAAACCGAGATCATCCCCCTGACCCGGCCTTTCGGCAACTATGCCGGCAATGTCTTCCAGGGCCAGGTGCTTCTTGACGGCAAGCCCGTGGCGGGCGCAGACGTCGAGGTGGAATTCTACAACAAAAACAGCGCATACGAAGCGCCAAACGACTACATGATCACGCAGGTGGTCAAAACCGACGCCAACGGCGTGTTCACCTACGCCGTGCCTTTCGCCGGATGGTGGGGCTTTGCGGCCCTGAACACGGCGAACGAAAAGATGGACCACGAGGGCACGCCCAAGAATGTGGAACTGGGCGCCGTGCTGTGGACGCAGTTTGTCGATCCCGCGCGCAAGTAG
- a CDS encoding DEAD/DEAH box helicase codes for MTFDSFGLPPTLVQALQTRQLDTPLPVQEAALPVLMAGKSAMLVSRTGSGKTLAYLLPILAGINAESMHVQAVVLAPTHELAMQINRVATDLAKDAGLGVRVQALIGGAAVSRQIEGLKKKPHLVIGSAGRMTHLMELGKLKLKETVWLVLDEADRLLIEEGLEHIRKITGQLGPETRYVFVSATEGPATTRIARGLAPNLAFVRAQNEISPAIRHCYLVCEERDKVDWLRKVLRGLAPERALVFVHRGASAERMAERLEHHQLSVADLHGAHDKFQRQDALDDFRKGKAQTLIASDIAARGLDIFGVELVVNVDVPSQSRDYLHRAGRTGRAGATGLVLSLMTEAESRLAKRYAQDLDIALEQVQLVRGALVPATGDSAQNLRPAPRPFGPGRGGRKPPLATGPDARKEPTTTASTPPAPARSPQSRDKAAPARKRGSALPGANPDTNSRAKTGPKTGKAGQKPMSGPKRNKPA; via the coding sequence ATGACTTTCGACTCTTTCGGACTCCCGCCCACCCTGGTGCAGGCCCTGCAGACCCGTCAACTCGATACGCCCCTGCCCGTGCAGGAGGCGGCGCTGCCGGTGCTGATGGCCGGAAAATCGGCCATGCTGGTCTCACGGACCGGCTCGGGCAAGACGCTCGCCTACCTCCTGCCCATTCTGGCGGGCATCAATGCCGAGAGCATGCACGTGCAGGCCGTGGTTCTGGCCCCGACCCACGAACTGGCCATGCAAATTAATCGCGTGGCCACGGACCTGGCCAAAGACGCCGGTCTTGGCGTACGCGTGCAGGCCCTTATCGGCGGAGCCGCGGTCAGCCGCCAGATCGAGGGACTCAAGAAAAAACCCCATCTGGTCATCGGATCGGCCGGCCGCATGACGCACCTCATGGAGCTTGGGAAACTCAAACTCAAGGAGACCGTGTGGCTGGTCCTCGACGAAGCGGACCGCCTGCTCATCGAGGAAGGGCTTGAGCATATCCGCAAGATCACGGGCCAGCTGGGTCCCGAGACCCGCTATGTCTTCGTCTCCGCCACTGAAGGTCCGGCCACGACCCGCATCGCTCGTGGACTAGCCCCGAACCTTGCGTTCGTGCGTGCGCAAAACGAGATCAGCCCGGCCATCCGGCACTGCTACCTGGTCTGTGAGGAACGCGACAAAGTCGATTGGCTGCGCAAGGTGCTGCGCGGCCTTGCCCCCGAGCGGGCCCTGGTCTTCGTGCACCGCGGGGCCAGCGCCGAGCGCATGGCCGAACGCCTGGAACACCATCAGCTGTCCGTGGCCGACCTGCACGGCGCGCACGACAAGTTCCAGCGCCAGGACGCCCTGGATGATTTCCGCAAAGGCAAGGCCCAGACGCTCATCGCTTCGGACATCGCAGCCCGGGGACTCGATATCTTTGGAGTGGAACTGGTGGTCAACGTGGACGTGCCAAGCCAGAGCCGCGATTATCTGCACCGTGCCGGACGCACGGGCCGAGCCGGGGCCACCGGCCTTGTGCTGTCTCTCATGACCGAGGCGGAAAGCCGCCTGGCCAAGCGCTATGCCCAGGATCTGGACATCGCCCTGGAGCAGGTGCAGCTCGTGCGCGGAGCCCTTGTGCCGGCGACAGGCGACTCTGCGCAGAACCTGCGTCCGGCCCCGCGTCCTTTTGGCCCTGGCAGAGGCGGCAGAAAGCCCCCCCTCGCGACCGGACCCGACGCCCGCAAGGAGCCCACGACAACCGCCTCCACCCCGCCCGCTCCCGCCAGGTCCCCTCAATCCCGGGACAAGGCCGCTCCGGCACGCAAACGCGGCTCCGCGCTCCCAGGTGCCAATCCCGACACCAACTCCCGCGCCAAAACTGGCCCCAAAACCGGCAAGGCCGGACAAAAACCCATGTCAGGCCCCAAGCGAAACAAACCAGCCTGA
- a CDS encoding energy-coupling factor ABC transporter ATP-binding protein, whose translation MSETPIFALQNVSFAYPSGGAVLHDVNFAFAQGQKIGLYGTNGSGKTTLFHIVMGLMSPQRGQVLFHGEPVRGEKEFRALRREVGMVLQNAEDQLFNPTVLDDVAFGPLNLRMSVDEARKRSLQTLKELGLDGFEGRLTHRLSGGEKKLVSLATILSMQPKVLLLDEPTNGLDPQTRERIIEILDSLPTARIIISHDWDFLARTTTQFMTIKNGRLVTDVPHLPHRHVHAHPLGDEPHHHHD comes from the coding sequence TTGTCTGAAACGCCCATTTTCGCCCTGCAAAACGTGTCCTTTGCCTACCCTTCGGGAGGCGCGGTACTACATGACGTGAACTTCGCCTTTGCCCAGGGACAGAAAATTGGGCTTTACGGCACCAACGGCAGCGGCAAGACCACCCTTTTCCATATCGTCATGGGGCTCATGAGCCCGCAACGCGGCCAGGTCCTTTTCCATGGCGAACCGGTGCGCGGGGAAAAGGAATTTCGCGCCCTGCGCCGCGAGGTCGGCATGGTCCTGCAGAACGCGGAAGACCAGCTCTTCAACCCCACGGTGCTCGATGACGTGGCTTTTGGCCCCTTGAATCTGCGAATGTCCGTGGACGAGGCGCGGAAAAGATCCTTGCAGACCCTGAAGGAACTGGGACTGGACGGATTCGAGGGTCGTTTGACCCACCGCCTGTCCGGAGGGGAAAAAAAGCTGGTTTCCCTGGCCACGATCCTGTCCATGCAGCCAAAAGTCCTGCTGCTGGACGAGCCCACCAACGGCCTGGACCCGCAGACCAGGGAGCGCATCATCGAAATTCTGGACAGCCTGCCCACGGCCCGCATCATCATTTCCCATGACTGGGACTTCCTGGCGCGGACAACGACGCAGTTCATGACCATAAAAAACGGCCGCCTCGTCACCGACGTGCCGCATTTGCCGCACCGTCACGTGCACGCCCATCCGCTCGGCGACGAACCTCACCATCACCACGACTGA
- a CDS encoding chemotaxis protein CheX, whose translation MDPSLAKPFIKATKDVLSAMAALEVVAGTPYVKKDKMARGDVSAVIGITGDKQGTFSISFDRKTAVHIVKQMLGDAIEDILQDVQDAMGEITNMISGQARVGLADMGLKLQGSTPSVIMGDNHTIAHMSSAVAIAIPFSCEAGTFTLEFCFE comes from the coding sequence ATGGATCCATCGCTGGCCAAGCCCTTCATCAAAGCAACCAAAGACGTCCTCTCCGCCATGGCCGCCCTTGAAGTCGTGGCCGGCACGCCTTACGTCAAAAAAGACAAAATGGCCAGGGGCGATGTTTCCGCCGTGATCGGCATCACCGGCGACAAGCAAGGCACCTTCTCCATCTCCTTTGACCGCAAAACCGCCGTGCACATCGTCAAGCAGATGCTCGGAGACGCCATAGAGGACATCCTGCAGGACGTGCAGGACGCCATGGGCGAAATCACCAACATGATCTCCGGCCAGGCCCGCGTCGGTCTGGCGGACATGGGCCTGAAACTCCAGGGCTCCACCCCTTCGGTCATCATGGGCGACAACCACACCATCGCGCACATGAGCTCGGCCGTGGCCATCGCCATACCCTTCTCCTGCGAAGCCGGGACCTTCACCCTGGAATTCTGCTTCGAATAG
- the cbiQ gene encoding cobalt ECF transporter T component CbiQ: MFDEPFAHGRSLVHGLDPRVRLVMAAFFSGCVALLEEPIAAGSALIPALAILSLSRPPLGLLCKRVALVNIFILFLWLTVPLTMPGTPFLTLGPLTASSEGIALVQLATFKSNAILLTFLALVTTMDSPTMGHALDRLGVPSKLVFLFLFTYRYLHAIADEWQRLVTAARLRGFTPRTGMHTYRTIGNLLAMVLVNSFDRSSRVYQAMVLRGFQGRFVSVVRFKARRRDALFAFLWLTATAGLVLMDFFPEIRLV, encoded by the coding sequence GTGTTTGACGAACCATTTGCCCATGGCCGCTCCCTGGTGCATGGGCTCGACCCCAGGGTGCGCCTGGTCATGGCTGCTTTTTTCTCCGGCTGCGTGGCCCTGCTGGAAGAGCCCATCGCCGCCGGGTCGGCGCTGATTCCGGCCCTGGCAATCTTAAGCCTGAGCAGGCCGCCGCTTGGACTGCTTTGCAAACGCGTGGCCCTGGTCAATATCTTCATTCTTTTCCTGTGGCTGACCGTACCCCTGACCATGCCCGGCACGCCATTTCTCACCCTTGGCCCGCTGACGGCAAGCAGTGAAGGCATTGCACTGGTGCAGCTTGCGACCTTCAAATCCAACGCCATCCTGCTGACCTTCCTGGCCCTGGTCACGACCATGGACTCCCCGACAATGGGACATGCCCTGGACCGCCTTGGTGTGCCGTCCAAGCTGGTATTTCTGTTCCTTTTCACTTACCGCTACCTGCACGCCATCGCCGACGAATGGCAGCGGCTGGTCACGGCGGCCAGGCTGCGCGGGTTTACGCCCCGCACCGGCATGCACACCTACCGCACCATCGGGAACCTTTTGGCCATGGTCCTGGTCAACAGTTTCGACCGCTCCAGCCGGGTCTATCAGGCCATGGTCCTGCGCGGATTTCAGGGACGCTTCGTCTCCGTGGTCCGCTTCAAGGCGCGCCGCAGGGACGCGCTATTCGCCTTCCTGTGGCTGACGGCCACGGCCGGCCTCGTGCTCATGGACTTTTTTCCGGAGATACGCCTTGTCTGA
- the cbiM gene encoding cobalt transporter CbiM produces the protein MHISEGVLSPAILGLGAVLTVGGTALGLHRLDYDRLMTVAILAAAFFVGSLIHIPIGPSSAHLILNGLLGVILGWAAFPAILVALMLQAVLFQYGGFTVLGVNAFNMAFPAVLCFLLLRPLLSRPGPMRTMGAFCCGALSVAGAGLLTALSLAYTNEGFLQAARLLFLAHVPVMIVEGIVTTLTVSFLSRVRPELLRFASRSKGGIRA, from the coding sequence GTGCACATTTCCGAAGGGGTTCTTTCTCCAGCCATTCTGGGCCTTGGCGCGGTCCTGACCGTCGGCGGCACGGCCCTGGGCCTGCACCGCCTCGATTACGACCGTCTCATGACCGTGGCCATCCTGGCCGCGGCCTTTTTCGTCGGCTCGCTCATCCATATTCCCATCGGCCCCTCCAGCGCCCACCTGATCTTAAACGGCCTCCTCGGCGTCATCCTCGGCTGGGCAGCCTTTCCGGCCATCCTGGTGGCGCTCATGCTGCAAGCAGTGCTCTTTCAGTACGGAGGTTTCACGGTGCTGGGGGTGAATGCCTTCAACATGGCCTTCCCGGCCGTGCTGTGTTTCCTGCTCTTGCGCCCGCTGCTGTCCCGTCCCGGCCCGATGCGGACAATGGGCGCGTTTTGCTGCGGGGCCCTGTCCGTGGCCGGCGCAGGTCTGCTCACGGCCCTGTCCCTGGCCTATACGAACGAAGGTTTCCTGCAGGCCGCAAGGCTTCTCTTCCTGGCCCATGTTCCGGTCATGATCGTCGAAGGAATCGTGACCACGCTGACCGTATCCTTTCTGTCCAGGGTCCGGCCCGAACTCCTGCGTTTCGCATCACGCTCCAAAGGAGGAATCCGTGCGTAG
- a CDS encoding EAL and HDOD domain-containing protein, with protein sequence MEETYPEQLYDKFFVARQPIFTAQMQIWGYELLFRHGENIQEAVFTDGDQATTQIIADGYNLAVQGLRKGAKALVNFPRTLLVGRAPYVLPADQCVVEILETVRPEPEVISACRELKKRGYTLALDDFEGGPGLEPLCEMVDIIKIDILGKTPAEVVAIMEGVKKYDATLLAEKVETLDVFRVCKQLGFTYFQGFFFNRPEVIPGRKLSATQVNKVKLLKELSVPDVDSSRLVEIIQTDLAISYRLLKYINSAFFGLQIKITSIPRAVSMLGCRNLRQWLQVVILSDVSTQDKAHELVRISVQRARFLHLLAHRHPTPFDQDSMFLLGFFSLLDAILDQSMGLVLEEIPLEPGIKRALIDPDDPSAVWLDLLDEIDRCNWDRLSRKAAQLGVPIDLVNRLSAEASIWAVWVMS encoded by the coding sequence ATGGAAGAGACGTATCCGGAACAGCTTTACGACAAGTTTTTTGTCGCCCGTCAGCCCATATTCACGGCACAGATGCAGATATGGGGCTATGAGCTGCTTTTCCGTCACGGAGAAAACATTCAGGAGGCGGTGTTCACGGACGGGGACCAGGCCACGACGCAGATCATAGCCGACGGCTACAATCTTGCGGTGCAGGGGCTGCGCAAGGGAGCCAAGGCTCTGGTCAATTTTCCGCGCACCCTCCTCGTCGGCCGGGCGCCCTATGTCCTGCCTGCCGACCAGTGCGTGGTGGAGATCCTGGAGACCGTAAGGCCAGAGCCCGAAGTCATCAGCGCCTGCCGGGAGCTCAAGAAGAGGGGATACACCCTTGCTCTGGATGATTTTGAAGGCGGACCGGGCCTTGAACCCTTGTGCGAGATGGTCGACATCATCAAGATCGACATCCTGGGCAAGACTCCGGCCGAGGTTGTGGCCATTATGGAGGGTGTCAAAAAGTACGATGCGACGCTGCTGGCCGAGAAAGTGGAGACCCTCGACGTTTTCAGGGTTTGCAAGCAGCTCGGCTTTACGTATTTTCAAGGTTTTTTCTTCAATCGCCCCGAGGTGATCCCCGGGCGAAAACTTTCTGCCACGCAAGTCAACAAGGTCAAGCTGTTAAAGGAATTGAGCGTCCCGGACGTGGATTCCTCCCGTTTGGTGGAAATCATCCAGACGGATCTGGCCATTTCCTACCGGTTGCTCAAATACATAAATTCCGCATTTTTCGGTCTGCAGATCAAGATCACGTCCATTCCGCGCGCAGTTTCCATGCTCGGATGCCGTAACCTGCGGCAATGGCTGCAGGTGGTCATCCTGTCCGATGTGAGCACACAGGACAAGGCGCACGAACTGGTCCGCATTTCCGTGCAACGTGCCCGTTTTCTGCACCTTTTGGCCCACAGGCACCCCACGCCCTTTGACCAGGACAGCATGTTCCTGCTGGGCTTTTTCTCCCTGCTCGACGCCATTCTGGACCAGTCCATGGGGCTGGTGCTGGAGGAGATTCCTTTGGAGCCGGGCATCAAGCGGGCCCTGATTGATCCGGATGATCCGAGTGCGGTCTGGCTCGACTTGCTTGACGAGATAGATCGCTGCAACTGGGACCGTCTGAGCAGGAAGGCTGCGCAGCTGGGGGTTCCCATCGATCTCGTCAACAGGCTCTCCGCCGAGGCCTCGATCTGGGCGGTCTGGGTCATGAGTTGA
- a CDS encoding EAL and HDOD domain-containing protein produces the protein MSEQMPEQFYDRIYVARQPIFTAEMKIWGYELLFRSGEVQSAVFTDGDQATTQVIADGFALGSRGMGAKIKALINFPRNVLVGHAPYVLPSERCVVEILETVSPEDEVMEACRELKRNGYTLALDDFVGEPGFEPLCEIADIIKVDILGKTPGEVMAIVKGLRGYKARLLAEKVENLDMFNVCKRLGFEYFQGYFFSKPEIIPGRKLSATQSTKIKLLKELNETETELSRLVEIIQTDLSISYRLLKYINSARFSLRGKIESIQRAVNMLGRQNLRQWLQVVILSDINSTDKGQELVRMSVLRGRFLQLLAGAAPAPFPMDSMFVMGFFSVLDAILDQQMAQVLDEISLDPDIKTTLVDTHSVHSVWIGLLNELDRGRWDELEKKAQQMGIPMEFVHNAASEAALWTDEVMGGAS, from the coding sequence ATGTCGGAACAAATGCCCGAACAGTTCTACGACAGGATCTATGTAGCCAGGCAGCCCATTTTCACGGCGGAAATGAAAATCTGGGGCTATGAGCTTCTTTTCAGGAGTGGAGAGGTCCAATCCGCCGTGTTCACGGACGGCGACCAGGCCACGACCCAGGTCATCGCCGATGGATTCGCCCTCGGCTCCCGGGGCATGGGCGCTAAAATCAAGGCGCTGATCAATTTTCCGCGCAATGTCCTTGTGGGCCACGCGCCCTATGTGCTTCCTTCCGAGCGTTGCGTGGTGGAAATACTGGAGACGGTCTCGCCCGAGGATGAGGTCATGGAGGCCTGCCGGGAGCTGAAGAGAAACGGCTATACCCTGGCTCTGGATGATTTTGTGGGAGAGCCGGGTTTTGAGCCTTTGTGCGAGATTGCGGACATCATCAAGGTCGATATTCTGGGCAAGACGCCAGGTGAAGTCATGGCCATCGTCAAGGGCCTGCGCGGGTACAAGGCCCGCCTTCTGGCCGAGAAGGTCGAGAACCTTGATATGTTCAACGTCTGCAAGCGTCTGGGATTTGAATATTTTCAAGGGTATTTCTTCAGCAAACCCGAGATCATCCCCGGGCGCAAGCTCTCTGCCACGCAGAGCACCAAGATCAAACTCCTGAAGGAACTCAATGAAACCGAGACGGAATTGTCCCGGCTGGTGGAGATCATTCAGACGGATCTGTCCATTTCCTATCGCCTGCTCAAGTACATCAATTCCGCCCGTTTCAGCCTGCGCGGTAAAATCGAGTCCATCCAGCGTGCCGTGAACATGCTCGGACGCCAGAATCTGCGTCAATGGCTGCAGGTGGTCATTCTGTCCGACATCAACTCCACGGACAAGGGTCAGGAGCTGGTCCGCATGTCCGTCTTGCGTGGTCGCTTCCTCCAGCTTTTGGCCGGGGCTGCCCCTGCGCCGTTTCCCATGGACAGCATGTTCGTGATGGGCTTTTTTTCCGTGCTTGACGCGATTTTGGACCAGCAGATGGCGCAGGTCCTTGACGAGATTTCCCTGGATCCGGACATCAAGACCACTCTGGTCGACACACATAGCGTGCACTCCGTCTGGATCGGGCTTTTGAATGAGCTTGATCGCGGCAGATGGGACGAGCTGGAGAAAAAGGCGCAGCAGATGGGCATTCCCATGGAGTTTGTCCACAACGCCGCCAGCGAGGCTGCGCTGTGGACCGACGAAGTCATGGGAGGTGCGTCCTAG
- a CDS encoding prepilin peptidase has protein sequence MVELFSYPAFFYTMALVLGLCLGSFYNVCVHRYLVGASVIRPGSHCPACGHVLSWWENIPVLSYVLLGAKCRSCKGKIHWRYPAVELLSGILALLFAVKFGPTAQWLTYMVFLGIFLVAAFIDLDSFILPDVLTYPAAILALSTPLFLPVDWLETMLGGLCGAGIFLLLQQAYLRLRGIDALGTGDIKLMLSLGALVGLSLLPLMILLSALCALAIAVVYLRRPEGQGLRTAIPFGPFLCLGAVLTLLWGEDLLLMIMNL, from the coding sequence ATGGTTGAGCTTTTTTCGTATCCCGCGTTTTTTTACACCATGGCCCTTGTTCTGGGGTTGTGCCTGGGCAGCTTCTACAATGTCTGCGTGCACCGCTATCTGGTGGGCGCGTCCGTAATCAGGCCCGGCTCGCATTGCCCGGCCTGCGGACATGTGCTGTCCTGGTGGGAAAACATACCGGTCCTGTCTTACGTCCTGCTCGGGGCGAAATGCCGATCCTGCAAAGGGAAAATTCATTGGCGATACCCGGCCGTGGAGCTTCTTTCCGGAATTCTGGCCCTTCTTTTCGCGGTCAAGTTCGGCCCGACCGCGCAGTGGCTGACCTACATGGTCTTTCTGGGGATTTTCCTGGTGGCTGCCTTCATCGATCTGGACTCCTTCATCCTGCCCGACGTTTTGACCTATCCGGCGGCCATCCTGGCCTTGTCCACCCCGCTCTTTCTGCCCGTGGACTGGCTTGAGACCATGCTTGGGGGGCTTTGCGGCGCGGGAATCTTTCTGCTCCTGCAGCAGGCCTACCTGCGTCTGCGCGGGATCGATGCCCTCGGCACGGGCGACATAAAGCTCATGCTCAGCCTCGGGGCCCTGGTCGGCCTATCCCTGCTGCCGCTCATGATCCTCCTTTCCGCCCTGTGCGCGCTTGCGATCGCCGTGGTCTACCTGCGACGCCCCGAAGGCCAGGGCCTGCGCACGGCCATTCCCTTTGGCCCGTTTCTCTGCCTCGGAGCGGTCCTGACCCTGCTCTGGGGTGAAGATCTGTTGCTGATGATCATGAATTTATGA
- the argC gene encoding N-acetyl-gamma-glutamyl-phosphate reductase, translating to MVKRVGLVGVTGYTGMELTRILLGHPGLRLTQVTSRKEAGQPLQNIYPFLQGTELGDLEITAPDSAFLAANCDLVFLAVPHCTAMEMAAELRGHGTKVVDLSADFRLRDHVEYESWYGVSHTQSALLAEAVYGLPELYAERIAGASLVANPGCYPTSAILALYPALAAGLISPEDLVIDSKSGTTGAGRKAGVGTLFCEVSDTFRAYNLTKHRHTPEIEQELGLAAGREIRLSFNTHLLPINRGILTTAYAKLSPGVGLEHIRACYEAFYAGKRWVRLLPQGSLPETRWVRGTNFCDLGLVTDPRTDRLIVVSAIDNLCRGASGQAVANANLMLGLKEDIGLPFAPLMP from the coding sequence ATGGTGAAGCGCGTCGGTCTGGTCGGGGTTACCGGCTACACGGGAATGGAGTTGACCCGCATCCTGCTTGGCCATCCCGGCCTGCGTCTGACCCAGGTCACGTCGCGCAAGGAGGCCGGACAGCCCCTGCAAAATATTTATCCCTTCCTGCAGGGCACGGAGCTTGGCGATCTTGAAATAACTGCTCCGGACAGCGCTTTTCTGGCCGCGAATTGCGATCTTGTCTTTCTGGCCGTTCCTCACTGCACGGCCATGGAGATGGCCGCCGAGCTACGCGGGCACGGGACAAAGGTCGTGGACTTGAGCGCCGATTTTCGTCTGCGCGACCATGTGGAGTACGAGAGCTGGTACGGCGTGTCCCATACCCAGTCCGCTCTCCTGGCCGAGGCCGTTTACGGTTTGCCGGAACTTTACGCCGAACGCATCGCCGGGGCCTCCCTGGTTGCCAATCCCGGCTGCTATCCGACATCCGCCATCCTGGCCCTGTACCCGGCCTTGGCTGCAGGACTTATCTCGCCCGAGGACCTGGTCATCGATTCCAAGTCCGGAACCACCGGTGCCGGGCGCAAGGCGGGCGTCGGCACTCTTTTCTGCGAAGTCTCGGACACGTTCCGGGCCTACAATCTGACCAAGCACCGCCACACCCCTGAAATCGAACAGGAGCTGGGCCTGGCTGCCGGCCGCGAAATACGTCTCTCCTTCAACACGCACCTCTTGCCCATCAACCGTGGCATCCTGACGACCGCCTACGCCAAACTCTCCCCCGGCGTCGGCCTGGAGCACATCCGTGCCTGTTATGAGGCGTTCTATGCAGGCAAGCGGTGGGTGCGTCTCTTGCCCCAGGGATCCCTGCCTGAAACCAGGTGGGTGCGCGGCACCAATTTCTGCGATCTCGGACTGGTCACGGACCCGCGCACGGATAGACTCATCGTGGTCTCGGCCATAGACAACCTTTGCCGCGGCGCTTCGGGCCAGGCCGTTGCCAATGCCAACCTCATGCTGGGCCTGAAAGAGGATATCGGCCTGCCCTTTGCTCCACTCATGCCTTAG
- a CDS encoding DUF1844 domain-containing protein: MNEEKKLAEEYEDLSCSCPEMPQLDFGTFVLSMSSSALVHLGEVPEPESGQLMENVLAAKQTIDILCMLESKTRGNLTDQEARLLRDMLFELRMKYVQKAK; encoded by the coding sequence ATGAACGAAGAAAAAAAATTGGCCGAAGAATACGAAGATTTGTCCTGTTCCTGTCCGGAAATGCCGCAGCTGGATTTCGGGACCTTTGTATTGTCCATGAGTTCCTCCGCCTTGGTTCACCTGGGCGAGGTGCCTGAGCCCGAAAGCGGACAGCTCATGGAGAACGTGCTGGCCGCAAAGCAGACCATCGATATCTTGTGCATGCTTGAGAGCAAGACCAGGGGCAATCTGACGGATCAGGAAGCCCGGCTGCTTCGGGACATGCTTTTTGAACTGCGCATGAAATACGTGCAGAAGGCGAAATAG